One genomic region from Candidatus Bathyarchaeota archaeon encodes:
- a CDS encoding tRNA 5'-guanylyltransferase, with protein MPLTANFDLTAYEIFSEIKIPSKIPFFVRLDGRDFHVVAETLKVERPHDRKFAKCFVSVAKAIFQGGFDPVLAYTFSDEVNILFVKELLFGGRIEKINSVLGSLASSSFTLAVAAIYKRNLVTAFDSRVILVPEDLIISYLDWRQKMAWRNHLNASAYWLMKKLGCNSREAQEKLRGLKAEEIRNLLFTHGINLNETPLWQGRGILIYKKPYEKLGQMGKAVTRMRLTENWNLPLFSTQKGQLLIRQLVEQARSKNLNIS; from the coding sequence TTGCCGCTTACCGCCAATTTTGATTTAACCGCGTATGAAATCTTTTCGGAAATTAAAATTCCCTCCAAGATTCCCTTTTTTGTAAGGCTAGATGGGAGGGATTTTCATGTTGTTGCTGAAACTTTGAAGGTTGAAAGACCACATGACCGAAAATTTGCCAAGTGTTTTGTAAGTGTTGCCAAAGCGATATTTCAAGGAGGATTTGATCCAGTTTTAGCTTATACCTTCAGCGATGAGGTGAACATCCTATTTGTTAAAGAACTGCTTTTTGGCGGGCGGATTGAGAAAATAAATTCTGTACTAGGAAGTTTAGCCTCAAGCTCCTTTACGTTAGCTGTAGCTGCGATTTATAAGCGAAATTTAGTTACGGCATTTGATTCACGAGTAATTCTCGTTCCAGAAGATCTAATTATATCATACCTAGATTGGCGACAGAAGATGGCATGGCGGAATCACCTAAACGCTTCAGCCTATTGGCTTATGAAGAAACTTGGCTGCAACTCGCGGGAAGCACAAGAGAAACTTAGAGGTCTGAAAGCTGAGGAAATACGTAACCTTCTCTTTACGCATGGCATAAATTTGAATGAAACCCCACTTTGGCAGGGCAGAGGCATATTAATTTACAAGAAACCATACGAAAAACTTGGGCAGATGGGGAAAGCTGTAACCCGAATGCGTTTAACGGAAAATTGGAATCTTCCTCTATTTTCAACACAGAAGGGTCAACTCTTAATCCGACAACTTGTTGAGCAGGCTAGGTCAAAAAATCTTAATATTTCATGA
- a CDS encoding ArgE/DapE family deacylase, translated as MDAWRQVSANIREGDIVNLVKQLVRIPSRNPPGEEKPAAEFIATLLMGWGFEVELVEPMPDRPDVIAWLRGVEERPTLILNGHIDVVPEGNPALWSTFPFEATVKDGKLFGRGVADQKSGLAAMIIAAKAIKDAGVKLRGNLVLTFVSGEETSEPGTKYLFTDRKLRGDWGIVTEPTSTKTGLKVATAECGLAYYYIIVKGKSVHASQPHMGINAIAKAMKVVGALERYHLEIGKRRHPLIAPPRCTVTMIKGGVKENIVPEECMITIDRRMIPTETVESVEDELKNLLESIREEDPEFNYEITSGKSCEAVEIPPNSEIAEVVRKNLKKVTGIEPEPWATPYSCDVRNFITDASIPAVVFGPGNVENCHCSDEWVEIEEVITVTKVLALTALELLS; from the coding sequence ATGGATGCATGGAGACAGGTTTCAGCTAACATAAGAGAAGGTGATATCGTAAATTTAGTCAAGCAATTAGTAAGAATTCCAAGCCGAAACCCGCCTGGAGAGGAGAAACCAGCTGCGGAATTCATTGCAACCTTGCTGATGGGTTGGGGATTCGAAGTTGAATTGGTTGAGCCTATGCCTGACCGGCCTGATGTAATTGCGTGGCTAAGAGGGGTGGAGGAGCGTCCTACTCTAATTTTAAACGGCCACATTGATGTCGTACCTGAGGGTAACCCAGCGCTTTGGTCCACATTCCCATTCGAGGCAACCGTTAAGGATGGTAAGCTATTCGGAAGAGGGGTTGCGGATCAAAAATCTGGTTTAGCAGCCATGATAATTGCTGCTAAAGCCATTAAAGATGCTGGTGTTAAACTTCGGGGGAACCTAGTTCTTACTTTTGTCAGCGGCGAAGAAACATCTGAGCCTGGTACGAAGTACCTATTCACTGATAGAAAGTTAAGAGGAGATTGGGGAATAGTTACCGAGCCCACATCCACTAAAACTGGTCTGAAAGTGGCTACAGCAGAATGTGGTCTAGCTTATTACTATATCATCGTTAAGGGAAAGTCTGTTCATGCTAGTCAACCTCACATGGGCATAAATGCGATAGCTAAGGCGATGAAAGTTGTTGGGGCATTAGAACGGTACCATCTAGAAATTGGAAAACGTAGGCATCCCTTAATTGCGCCTCCAAGGTGTACGGTTACAATGATCAAGGGTGGGGTGAAAGAAAACATAGTTCCAGAGGAATGCATGATTACCATTGATAGAAGAATGATTCCCACCGAAACTGTGGAGAGCGTTGAGGACGAGCTTAAAAATTTACTTGAAAGCATAAGGGAAGAAGACCCTGAGTTTAATTATGAGATAACTTCAGGCAAATCCTGTGAAGCGGTGGAAATCCCTCCGAACTCGGAAATAGCCGAAGTGGTAAGGAAAAACCTTAAAAAAGTCACTGGAATAGAACCGGAGCCTTGGGCTACCCCCTACTCCTGTGATGTCAGAAACTTCATTACTGATGCAAGCATTCCAGCTGTTGTATTTGGGCCGGGAAATGTAGAAAATTGTCATTGCTCAGATGAATGGGTTGAAATCGAGGAAGTAATCACCGTAACAAAGGTTCTCGCTTTAACTGCCTTAGAGCTCCTTTCATAA
- a CDS encoding sugar phosphate isomerase/epimerase: MNFGINSWLFRGQVIEDILPGIAGLGFNGVEISGFPMEFTSQRRFKIRTSLPNYGIKIITVSVGVAFANKSLGLDLCSGNKSVRERTVGYIKDCIDFAADLDAGIVYVCTVTKPDAHIPVKKAWEWIIESLRTCADYAMEKNIRLALEPFPSGIVDTIDVAIEVVNQVNSSNLGILIDTGHLNITGEDLTVSVEKARKFLVHIHINNNDGVHDLHYPPYNGTLKKEAFSSFVNALKQVNYQGYYSFEIITAPDPFDAATKSLQFFKNLTG; this comes from the coding sequence TTGAATTTTGGTATTAATTCATGGCTTTTCAGGGGGCAGGTTATTGAAGATATTTTACCAGGTATAGCAGGCCTAGGCTTTAACGGCGTTGAAATTTCTGGTTTTCCAATGGAGTTTACTTCTCAAAGACGGTTTAAAATTAGAACCTCACTTCCCAACTACGGGATTAAAATCATAACTGTAAGTGTTGGGGTGGCTTTCGCAAATAAATCGCTGGGACTTGATCTTTGTAGCGGTAATAAGAGCGTTCGAGAGAGAACGGTGGGATATATTAAGGATTGCATTGATTTTGCGGCTGACTTAGATGCCGGAATCGTTTATGTCTGTACTGTTACCAAACCTGATGCACACATTCCTGTGAAGAAGGCTTGGGAGTGGATTATAGAAAGTCTTCGAACCTGCGCGGATTACGCTATGGAGAAGAACATTCGATTAGCTTTGGAGCCCTTTCCATCTGGGATAGTGGACACGATCGATGTTGCAATAGAGGTTGTAAATCAAGTAAACTCAAGTAACCTTGGTATTCTCATCGACACCGGCCATCTTAATATAACTGGGGAAGATCTAACCGTATCTGTTGAAAAGGCCAGAAAATTCTTGGTACATATTCACATAAATAACAATGACGGGGTCCACGACCTTCATTACCCACCCTACAACGGCACTTTAAAGAAGGAAGCTTTTTCCTCATTTGTAAACGCATTAAAACAAGTAAATTATCAGGGATACTATTCATTTGAAATTATTACGGCTCCTGACCCCTTTGATGCTGCAACCAAAAGTCTGCAGTTCTTTAAAAATTTGACTGGTTGA
- the mtrH gene encoding tetrahydromethanopterin S-methyltransferase subunit H produces the protein MGGCPQHRKTEWETPVIKFEKEQKVFDIAGIKIGGQPGEYPTVLIGSIFYEKHSLVQDPNKGIFDRTQAETQIKVLEELSDKTGNPFILDVVGISVDALINYVDFVANVTEVPFLVDGPSADVRIPAIKYAFEVGLNDRAIYNSIDYNVKEDEITTLKEIGVRSSVVLAFNPQNVWPEGRLEILRGAPNKPGLLEAAAKAGIEKLLIDTAVLDVPSISLALDAVTLIKNEIGLPAGCATSNAITTWRKLKQEFSLTGYDVCTASAGVMTLTAGANFLLYGPIELANRVFPACAMADALIAYAGRRSGIKPRVSTHPLFKIFR, from the coding sequence ATGGGAGGCTGCCCTCAACACCGAAAAACCGAGTGGGAAACGCCTGTGATAAAATTTGAGAAGGAACAGAAAGTTTTTGACATAGCTGGGATAAAGATCGGCGGCCAGCCAGGTGAATATCCGACTGTGCTCATTGGCTCAATTTTTTATGAAAAACATTCTTTAGTTCAAGATCCGAATAAAGGAATTTTTGATCGGACACAAGCGGAAACTCAGATTAAAGTCCTTGAAGAATTATCTGACAAAACTGGAAATCCTTTCATTCTTGATGTAGTTGGAATCAGTGTCGATGCACTCATAAACTATGTGGACTTCGTCGCTAATGTGACTGAGGTTCCATTTCTCGTGGACGGTCCGTCAGCTGATGTCAGGATACCAGCAATAAAATACGCGTTTGAAGTTGGATTAAATGATCGAGCAATTTACAACTCAATCGACTATAACGTCAAAGAGGATGAAATTACTACCTTAAAGGAAATAGGAGTTAGATCCTCTGTCGTTCTAGCCTTTAATCCACAAAATGTTTGGCCTGAGGGACGCCTTGAAATCTTGAGGGGGGCTCCAAACAAGCCAGGGCTTCTAGAAGCCGCCGCGAAAGCTGGAATCGAGAAACTACTTATCGACACAGCGGTCCTAGATGTGCCAAGCATAAGCTTAGCTTTAGACGCCGTTACCCTTATAAAAAATGAGATCGGATTACCTGCAGGTTGCGCGACTTCTAATGCGATTACTACTTGGAGAAAGCTGAAACAAGAATTCAGTCTGACAGGTTATGACGTATGCACCGCTAGTGCTGGTGTCATGACACTGACAGCAGGAGCAAACTTCTTGCTTTATGGTCCAATCGAGTTAGCTAATAGGGTCTTCCCGGCTTGTGCAATGGCGGATGCGTTAATCGCGTATGCTGGGAGAAGAAGCGGAATAAAACCAAGAGTGAGTACGCATCCTTTATTCAAAATATTTCGGTAA
- a CDS encoding corrinoid protein, translating into MIAIWELRSPEEVKRLTQEALKAGIPPHEIITQGLAKGLDVVGAKYEEKEYFIADLVYAASLMKEAMTILEPLLQTEKAEGAGVFVIGTVRGDLHDIGKNIVAAMLRSGGFTVYDLGIDVPAEAFVEKVKEVNADILGLSSLLTSTMPQVSEVLNVLKEKGIRSRVKVMVGGRPVTEDFVKEVGADAYAKDAIDAVRKARELMKLRED; encoded by the coding sequence ATGATAGCAATTTGGGAGCTTCGAAGTCCAGAGGAGGTGAAACGGCTTACACAAGAGGCGCTTAAAGCCGGGATTCCTCCGCATGAAATTATTACCCAAGGTCTCGCTAAAGGGTTAGATGTGGTTGGTGCAAAATATGAGGAAAAAGAATACTTCATCGCCGATTTGGTTTATGCCGCAAGTTTAATGAAAGAGGCTATGACCATTTTGGAACCCCTGCTTCAAACCGAGAAAGCCGAAGGTGCAGGAGTTTTTGTTATTGGGACGGTCCGAGGAGATCTGCACGATATCGGGAAAAATATAGTTGCTGCGATGCTACGGAGCGGCGGCTTTACTGTTTATGACCTAGGGATTGATGTTCCGGCTGAAGCCTTTGTTGAGAAAGTAAAGGAGGTAAACGCCGACATACTGGGGTTATCGTCACTTCTAACTTCCACTATGCCCCAAGTGAGCGAGGTACTTAATGTATTGAAAGAAAAGGGAATTAGAAGTAGAGTCAAGGTCATGGTTGGTGGGCGCCCTGTTACTGAGGATTTCGTGAAAGAAGTAGGCGCAGATGCTTATGCTAAGGATGCCATAGATGCGGTGCGAAAAGCTAGGGAACTAATGAAGCTGAGAGAGGACTAG
- a CDS encoding uroporphyrinogen decarboxylase family protein, protein MAKPITDLNLERIYIAAQLEEPDQVPVDFFTEGDCIAPFIGLKEREYYFDPQKMLSAQLLFIKRFCNKYHVFNVVPLPRPDYSVIVEITALGGKARWPEDSTPFTVPLIKKPEDIEKLEVPDCTRDGLMPFVLETIRYMQEKVGKDYVIGPPIQRGIPTFAAQLRGINEFLIDLRVNPSLSHKLLKICLETEIEWCKILQDCLGENFRVLCCDDVAGFFSLKMFEEFALPYNKRLFDLFKHPLNLYHNDADTQQLLEGISKLGAKIFHMGPPETCNLAVAKRKIGNKLCLMGNVAPFDVLRQKTSAEVEIACRQCFEDAAAGGGYILSSGGVLNRGTPPENIDTMIASAEKYGKY, encoded by the coding sequence TTGGCTAAGCCTATAACCGATTTAAATCTTGAAAGAATCTACATCGCCGCGCAATTGGAGGAACCGGATCAAGTGCCAGTAGATTTTTTCACCGAGGGCGATTGTATTGCACCATTCATAGGGCTTAAAGAAAGGGAATATTACTTCGACCCCCAGAAGATGTTGAGTGCGCAACTGCTGTTTATAAAGCGCTTCTGCAATAAGTATCACGTATTTAATGTTGTTCCTTTACCGCGCCCTGACTATAGTGTTATTGTTGAAATTACCGCACTTGGTGGTAAAGCTAGATGGCCTGAAGATTCAACTCCATTCACCGTTCCCTTAATTAAAAAACCAGAGGACATTGAGAAACTTGAGGTTCCAGACTGTACACGTGATGGACTAATGCCATTTGTTCTTGAAACAATCCGATATATGCAAGAAAAAGTTGGCAAGGATTATGTGATAGGCCCACCGATTCAGAGGGGAATTCCCACGTTCGCCGCGCAACTTCGTGGCATTAATGAGTTTCTGATTGATTTGCGTGTAAATCCAAGTTTATCTCATAAACTACTCAAGATCTGCTTAGAGACCGAAATTGAATGGTGTAAGATACTTCAAGACTGTTTAGGTGAAAATTTCCGAGTTCTCTGTTGCGATGATGTAGCAGGCTTTTTCTCCTTAAAAATGTTTGAGGAGTTTGCATTGCCATATAATAAGCGGTTGTTCGACCTTTTCAAGCATCCATTGAATCTTTACCATAATGACGCTGACACCCAACAATTATTGGAGGGGATTTCAAAGCTTGGTGCAAAGATATTTCATATGGGTCCCCCGGAGACTTGCAACTTAGCTGTTGCCAAAAGAAAGATCGGAAATAAATTATGCTTAATGGGTAACGTGGCCCCTTTCGATGTTTTACGTCAGAAAACATCAGCAGAAGTTGAGATCGCATGTAGACAATGCTTTGAGGATGCTGCAGCGGGAGGAGGATATATTCTGTCTTCCGGCGGGGTGCTCAACCGAGGTACTCCACCAGAAAACATCGATACCATGATTGCTTCCGCTGAGAAATATGGTAAATACTGA
- the xylB gene encoding xylulokinase: MARKEYVAAIDAGTIGCRTIIFDTEGHEIGRAYDEYLSYYPLPAWVEQNAEDWWITACNTVKRAIATTKVNPEDIVGVSVTNQRETIVPVDIDGKPLRNAIVWQDRRTVPQCEWIKKNVGADVVYQITGLTVDPYFSAPKILWIMENQPEIVKKTFKFLLVHDYIEYKLTGEFVTDWSNASRTMLFDVEKFEWSEKLSNEMGIPKEKMPTAYASGTKVGEVTKEAAESTGFAEGTPVAAGGGDQQCGAVGVGVVRLGRIKATTGTGTFMLAFLDEPKRDRQKRVLCSCHAVPGKWVMEASMFTTGAVYRWFRDRFGQLEKLTASQLGIDAYELLNDEADAAPVGSGGVLVIPHFIGAGAPHWDPKARGVILGLALGHERKHVIRAIMEGVCFEIRRNIEVMRELGIKIEEMRITGGATRNPTWNQIQADVYGIPVAKGVVEEATSLGAAILAGVGAGIYRDVADAAEKMVIIGERRMPIAKNHDLYNKLYEVHKAVYQALKQANVYARLAEFTV; encoded by the coding sequence ATGGCACGTAAGGAATATGTTGCCGCAATTGATGCAGGAACCATTGGGTGTCGAACAATAATCTTTGACACCGAGGGACATGAAATTGGCAGAGCATATGATGAATATCTTAGCTATTATCCCCTTCCAGCTTGGGTTGAACAAAATGCAGAAGACTGGTGGATAACAGCCTGTAATACTGTTAAAAGAGCAATTGCAACGACGAAAGTTAATCCAGAAGACATTGTTGGGGTAAGCGTCACAAATCAGAGGGAAACCATTGTCCCTGTAGATATAGATGGGAAGCCTTTAAGAAACGCAATAGTTTGGCAAGATCGAAGAACCGTGCCCCAATGCGAATGGATCAAAAAAAATGTAGGGGCTGATGTTGTTTATCAGATTACTGGGTTGACTGTTGATCCATATTTTTCAGCTCCAAAGATTCTATGGATCATGGAAAATCAACCTGAAATTGTAAAGAAGACATTCAAGTTCCTTTTAGTTCATGATTATATCGAATACAAGCTAACAGGTGAATTTGTTACTGATTGGTCGAATGCTTCAAGAACGATGTTGTTTGATGTTGAAAAGTTCGAATGGTCGGAAAAGCTATCTAATGAAATGGGAATTCCAAAGGAAAAAATGCCCACCGCATATGCCTCAGGCACGAAGGTCGGCGAGGTAACTAAGGAAGCTGCGGAGAGTACAGGCTTCGCTGAAGGAACTCCAGTTGCTGCTGGTGGTGGAGACCAACAGTGTGGTGCAGTGGGCGTTGGTGTGGTAAGGCTCGGAAGAATCAAAGCTACCACTGGAACTGGAACCTTTATGCTTGCCTTTTTAGATGAGCCTAAACGTGATCGACAGAAACGAGTGCTTTGTAGTTGCCATGCTGTTCCAGGCAAATGGGTCATGGAAGCTAGCATGTTTACTACAGGTGCAGTGTACAGATGGTTTAGGGACCGCTTCGGTCAGCTTGAGAAGCTGACTGCTTCTCAATTGGGGATTGATGCCTATGAACTGTTAAACGATGAGGCAGATGCCGCCCCTGTAGGATCTGGCGGAGTGTTAGTAATTCCTCACTTTATTGGGGCTGGGGCTCCGCACTGGGACCCAAAGGCTAGGGGCGTAATTTTGGGGTTAGCATTAGGACACGAGAGGAAACATGTGATTAGAGCCATCATGGAAGGAGTTTGCTTCGAAATTCGTAGGAATATTGAGGTAATGAGAGAGCTTGGTATTAAAATCGAAGAGATGCGAATAACCGGAGGGGCCACAAGAAATCCCACGTGGAATCAGATACAAGCTGATGTCTATGGTATTCCGGTTGCAAAAGGAGTTGTGGAAGAAGCTACTTCACTTGGTGCTGCAATCCTTGCCGGTGTTGGAGCAGGTATCTACAGGGACGTTGCTGATGCCGCTGAAAAAATGGTGATAATTGGGGAAAGAAGAATGCCCATCGCGAAAAATCATGATCTTTATAATAAATTGTATGAAGTTCACAAGGCAGTGTATCAAGCGTTGAAACAAGCAAACGTTTACGCGAGACTTGCTGAGTTTACGGTTTAA